In Leptospira limi, a single genomic region encodes these proteins:
- a CDS encoding EF-hand domain-containing protein: MKKILSLFVCLAFLVTSSVFAHDHDGKGKHPMAGEHFKKMDTNDDKKVSKEEWQKFHDGFFQELDKDGDGSVSMEELKEKRMDQKEKMKDKAKEKKKQGKEKDEAKDSE, translated from the coding sequence ATGAAAAAAATTCTAAGCTTATTCGTTTGTCTCGCTTTCCTTGTGACAAGTTCCGTATTTGCCCATGACCATGATGGTAAAGGAAAACATCCTATGGCTGGTGAACATTTTAAAAAGATGGACACCAATGATGATAAAAAAGTGTCAAAAGAAGAATGGCAAAAATTCCATGATGGTTTTTTCCAAGAATTGGACAAAGATGGTGACGGTTCTGTTTCTATGGAAGAATTAAAAGAGAAACGGATGGACCAAAAAGAGAAAATGAAGGATAAAGCCAAAGAAAAGAAAAAACAAGGGAAAGAAAAAGACGAAGCCAAAGATTCAGAGTAA
- a CDS encoding EboA domain-containing protein, with the protein MPTSYSSYFYPLLKKHTTESEMKWLDSIPKDNPNALMTAFVKAPRFLSKTIIQEELEYQNLIPNLPGFQVNHWNFVRLSRVWFLSLLVTLPKDELIEKIETLFDTAELNELVALFSSLPILPYPQVWLPRATDAVRSNMGFVFDAIALHNPFPYHEFPELAWNQLVLKTIFNEKPIQMIYGLLERNNQNLSIGLVSFVKERWSAGRDVPPDVWQLLVPYLSEGELYLVETLFKSQRKEDVIAASLICSQSELNSYQLLGTKHPKFPEEIKNGKWDWSKLGNNH; encoded by the coding sequence ATGCCAACTTCTTATTCTTCCTATTTTTATCCTTTGCTGAAAAAACATACAACCGAATCAGAAATGAAGTGGTTGGACTCGATTCCGAAAGATAATCCGAATGCACTGATGACTGCCTTTGTCAAAGCACCAAGGTTTCTTTCAAAAACCATTATCCAAGAAGAGTTAGAATATCAAAATTTGATTCCAAATCTCCCTGGATTTCAAGTGAATCACTGGAATTTCGTTCGTTTAAGTCGTGTTTGGTTCTTGAGTCTTCTAGTAACACTTCCAAAAGACGAATTGATCGAAAAAATTGAGACCTTATTTGATACTGCGGAATTAAATGAATTGGTTGCCTTGTTTTCCTCATTACCGATTCTCCCATATCCACAAGTTTGGTTACCGAGAGCAACGGATGCAGTTCGATCGAATATGGGATTTGTTTTTGATGCAATTGCTTTACATAACCCATTTCCTTACCATGAATTTCCAGAGTTAGCTTGGAACCAATTGGTTTTAAAAACAATCTTCAATGAAAAACCAATCCAAATGATTTATGGATTGTTAGAAAGAAATAACCAAAACCTATCAATCGGTTTAGTCAGTTTTGTAAAAGAAAGGTGGTCAGCAGGTAGAGATGTCCCTCCCGATGTTTGGCAATTACTGGTTCCTTATCTTTCAGAAGGAGAACTCTACCTAGTCGAAACTTTATTCAAATCACAAAGAAAGGAAGATGTGATTGCAGCTAGTCTAATTTGTTCACAATCAGAATTGAACTCATACCAATTATTAGGAACAAAACATCCAAAATTCCCAGAAGAAATCAAAAATGGGAAATGGGATTGGTCTAAATTAGGAAACAATCATTAA
- the eboC gene encoding UbiA-like protein EboC (EboC, a homolog the polyprenyltransferase UbiA, belongs to system of proteins involved in the trafficking of precursor metabolites to an extracytoplasmic compartment so that the biosynthesis of certain natural products, such as scytonemin, can be completed.): protein MNFKSYLILLRPANLITAIADILAGMAIVSFPWVKEGSFLILASIFLYGGGVVLNDYFDRNIDSIERPERPIPSGKVPAKHALSMGIFLFGMGLLFSFLYSEISFIIAICIVVFVIIYNRFAKHHLVLGPFVMGLCRGLNLVLGMTILKSIPLSLVSLSVLPIFYIAAITSISQNEVFGGGKIRFFIAGILYLGVFCSQLMYSFYNHYIGYTLPFITLHSLILFPTLWRAIQNPIPTLIGKSVKTGVLTLILLNASFAAASGVLPIAILILFLLPLSFLIAKYFAVT from the coding sequence ATGAATTTTAAAAGTTATCTCATTTTATTAAGACCAGCAAATCTTATCACAGCCATTGCTGATATTTTAGCGGGTATGGCGATTGTTTCTTTTCCTTGGGTGAAAGAAGGTAGTTTTTTAATACTCGCGAGTATCTTTTTGTATGGTGGTGGTGTTGTCCTCAATGATTATTTTGATCGAAATATCGATTCTATCGAAAGACCAGAAAGACCCATCCCATCGGGAAAAGTACCTGCCAAACATGCATTGTCTATGGGAATTTTCTTGTTTGGTATGGGACTTCTTTTCTCTTTCCTTTATAGTGAAATCAGTTTTATCATAGCAATTTGTATAGTTGTATTTGTCATCATCTACAACCGATTTGCAAAACACCATTTGGTATTGGGTCCCTTCGTGATGGGATTATGCAGAGGGCTTAATTTGGTATTAGGTATGACAATCCTAAAATCAATTCCATTATCGCTTGTTAGTTTATCTGTATTGCCTATATTTTATATAGCAGCAATTACATCCATTAGCCAAAATGAAGTTTTTGGTGGTGGTAAAATTCGGTTTTTTATAGCAGGGATTTTGTATCTAGGTGTATTTTGTTCACAGTTGATGTATTCCTTTTATAATCACTACATCGGTTATACGTTGCCTTTTATCACATTACATTCTTTGATTTTATTCCCAACACTTTGGCGTGCCATTCAAAATCCCATACCAACTTTGATAGGGAAGTCAGTGAAAACGGGAGTATTAACATTAATTCTTTTGAACGCCAGTTTTGCTGCCGCTTCTGGGGTGCTACCAATTGCAATTCTCATTCTTTTTTTGTTACCTTTATCCTTTTTAATCGCAAAGTATTTTGCAGTCACATAA
- the trhA gene encoding PAQR family membrane homeostasis protein TrhA, which produces MKELIDTVHEYSIGHEIANAVTHGIGGGLSIAGLSLLLTMAVLYGNIWHIVSSAIYGATLIILYLASTLYHGIYHTATKKVFKVIDHASIYLLIAGTYTPFTLVSLRENSEWGWVLFGLIWILALIGVILLLLFPGKYSGLRVAVYIIMGWLAIFVIKDIRAAIGVGGMSWLVAGGLSYTFGVIFYLWDRLPMNHAIWHLFVLSGSICHFFAILFYVIPTVPK; this is translated from the coding sequence ATGAAAGAACTGATTGATACGGTTCATGAATATTCGATTGGTCATGAAATTGCAAATGCAGTGACACATGGAATTGGAGGGGGCTTAAGCATTGCTGGTCTTTCTTTGTTATTAACCATGGCAGTATTATATGGAAATATATGGCATATCGTAAGTTCTGCCATTTATGGAGCAACACTAATCATTTTATACTTAGCTTCTACTCTTTATCACGGTATATACCATACAGCGACAAAAAAAGTATTTAAAGTGATCGATCACGCATCCATTTATCTATTAATCGCTGGCACTTATACTCCATTTACGCTTGTTAGTTTGCGTGAGAATTCTGAATGGGGTTGGGTTTTATTTGGTTTGATTTGGATCCTTGCACTCATTGGGGTTATTTTATTATTATTGTTCCCTGGAAAGTATAGTGGGCTTCGTGTGGCGGTTTATATCATTATGGGTTGGCTTGCCATTTTCGTGATAAAAGATATCCGAGCTGCCATTGGAGTAGGTGGAATGTCTTGGTTAGTCGCCGGTGGACTTAGTTATACGTTTGGTGTGATTTTTTATCTATGGGACCGTCTGCCAATGAACCACGCAATTTGGCATCTCTTCGTTCTATCAGGGAGCATTTGTCATTTTTTTGCGATTTTATTTTATGTGATTCCAACTGTACCAAAATAA
- a CDS encoding 3-dehydroquinate synthase — MSNRFNSIQSEFQISYRYEVFFTKHLFAVNNLVLCDFFNLKEQEGTKKKVLVVVDDGILLHQKNIREAIQTYFETNVTSVQLVKNILTIPGGENAKNQNEFWELVSSAISEYGIDRHSYVMAIGGGAFLDMVGFATAVSHRGIRLIRIPTTVLSQNDSGVGVKNSINYLGKKNFLGTFAPPVAVFNDSSFLVSLDERDWRSGIAEAVKVSLIKEETFFRWIESNVQSLVNRDIGVMEQLVFDCARLHIEHIRSGDPFEFGSSRPLDFGHWFAHKLEYLSNFSIRHGEAVAVGIALDSIYSFLCGDLEEKEYLRILRLLLGLGFTLNFPILLEKGKENLEIALEEFREHLGGKLTLLMLDGIGKPKEVYTMDHSILMSAFDIMVNFR; from the coding sequence ATGTCAAATCGATTTAATAGTATCCAATCTGAGTTTCAAATATCATATCGATATGAAGTGTTTTTCACAAAACATTTGTTTGCTGTCAATAATTTGGTATTATGTGACTTCTTTAATTTAAAGGAACAAGAAGGAACCAAAAAGAAAGTTTTGGTTGTTGTAGATGATGGAATTCTGTTGCATCAGAAAAACATTCGGGAGGCCATACAAACCTATTTTGAAACTAATGTAACATCTGTTCAATTAGTAAAAAATATTTTGACCATCCCTGGAGGTGAAAATGCAAAAAACCAAAATGAATTTTGGGAATTGGTTTCCTCTGCCATCAGTGAGTATGGGATTGATAGGCACTCCTATGTGATGGCTATTGGTGGTGGTGCCTTCCTTGATATGGTAGGATTTGCAACAGCGGTATCCCATCGAGGCATTCGTTTGATAAGGATTCCAACAACTGTCCTTTCCCAAAATGATTCGGGAGTAGGAGTCAAAAATAGCATCAATTACCTTGGGAAAAAAAACTTCTTAGGTACGTTTGCACCACCCGTTGCCGTTTTTAATGACTCTTCGTTTCTTGTTTCCTTGGATGAGAGAGATTGGCGTTCTGGGATAGCGGAAGCTGTAAAGGTATCGTTGATTAAAGAGGAAACTTTTTTTCGTTGGATTGAATCGAATGTTCAATCACTCGTGAACCGAGACATCGGTGTGATGGAACAGTTAGTCTTTGACTGTGCAAGACTGCATATAGAACATATTCGGAGTGGAGATCCTTTCGAATTTGGTTCCTCAAGGCCTTTGGATTTTGGGCATTGGTTTGCACATAAATTAGAATACCTTTCCAATTTTTCCATTCGTCATGGTGAAGCAGTGGCGGTGGGAATTGCACTCGATTCGATCTATTCTTTTTTGTGTGGTGATTTAGAAGAAAAAGAATATTTGCGTATCTTACGTTTGTTATTGGGACTCGGGTTTACATTGAATTTTCCAATTCTATTAGAGAAAGGAAAAGAAAATTTAGAAATAGCCTTGGAAGAGTTTAGAGAACATCTAGGTGGTAAACTCACATTGCTAATGTTAGATGGAATCGGAAAACCGAAAGAAGTGTATACCATGGATCATTCTATTTTAATGTCTGCTTTTGATATTATGGTTAATTTCCGATGA
- a CDS encoding NAD(P)-dependent alcohol dehydrogenase: MTDLHCKLFSSEGVFPLRVITNRKYGPPEVLKLEEWEIPIPKENQILIRIVNTTVNSADWRLRKPDPKVVRLFFGIFKPRSVILGISYSGIVEAVGKKVTKFQVGDKVLGSPGMNMGTYAEYICVSEKSTITKFTSGIGFAEGATLSFGGLTAIDFLQKCNVHTKQTILIYGASSAVGTSAIQIAKHFGAIVTTVCSKENIPLVKSLGANESIDYDQFFSLPDTNKYDIVFECVGKTTIDKNLKHLKEGGNLVLVGATFRQMWDAFCLSLFKRKKIHFGPIKETLENLNFLVSLANLGKYKTYIDRHYPLEEMVAAHHYVEAGHKKGNVVIDVTKG; this comes from the coding sequence TTGACAGACTTACACTGTAAGTTATTTTCATCGGAAGGAGTTTTCCCATTGAGAGTCATCACAAATAGAAAATATGGACCACCAGAAGTATTAAAACTAGAAGAATGGGAAATCCCAATACCAAAAGAAAATCAAATATTGATCCGGATTGTGAATACTACAGTCAATTCTGCTGACTGGAGACTCCGAAAACCAGATCCAAAAGTAGTGCGTTTGTTTTTTGGAATCTTCAAACCTAGATCTGTTATATTAGGCATTAGTTATTCTGGAATCGTTGAAGCTGTTGGCAAAAAGGTTACAAAATTCCAGGTTGGAGATAAAGTCCTCGGTTCACCAGGAATGAATATGGGAACGTATGCTGAATATATTTGTGTATCTGAAAAATCCACGATCACAAAATTTACATCTGGAATTGGTTTTGCAGAAGGAGCAACTCTTTCTTTTGGCGGTCTCACTGCCATTGATTTCCTTCAAAAATGTAATGTGCATACCAAACAAACAATCCTCATCTATGGTGCATCAAGTGCTGTGGGAACATCTGCAATTCAAATTGCAAAACATTTTGGAGCAATTGTTACAACTGTTTGCAGTAAAGAAAATATACCACTCGTAAAATCATTAGGGGCAAACGAATCCATTGATTATGATCAATTTTTTTCACTACCTGATACCAACAAATATGATATTGTATTTGAATGCGTTGGTAAAACTACGATTGATAAAAATTTAAAACATTTAAAGGAAGGTGGTAATTTAGTTTTAGTAGGAGCTACGTTTCGCCAAATGTGGGATGCGTTTTGTTTATCTCTTTTTAAGAGAAAAAAAATTCACTTTGGTCCCATTAAAGAAACATTAGAGAACCTAAATTTCCTTGTTTCCCTTGCCAACCTTGGCAAATACAAAACCTACATTGATCGGCATTATCCTTTAGAAGAAATGGTAGCGGCTCACCACTATGTAGAAGCTGGTCATAAAAAAGGGAATGTTGTGATTGATGTCACTAAAGGTTGA
- the eboE gene encoding metabolite traffic protein EboE yields MKTKFGHLTYCSNIHIGESWEDHFQELKIYLPKIKSQISPNEPFGIGLRLSNEASLSLSQEENLFEWKNWLKQESMYVISINGFPYGGFHSDVVKEKVYHPDWSTLERYDYTKRLFLLLNEMLPQGVEGGVSTPPLSYLYFESNETDFEKRKNKCNHFIIQTLVDLIRIKKKESRILHLDIEPEPDGFLGTFANLVHWYEKELLPMAVPILSKEFGFDERIAIQNTKEHIRLCLDVCHLAVTHEMNDGLFSELERTGIKVGRIQVSSALKVEFSGSIEGKLNFLKPFDEKKYLHQVVAVKQNGTMLSYQDLGEAILNGAEMGEEWRIHFHVPIFLDSYGEFLSTQEELITVLKMQKQSPFTNVLEIETYTWNVLPKPLQISLEASIIRELDWVQTMMSEKINDPK; encoded by the coding sequence ATGAAAACAAAATTTGGACACTTAACCTATTGTTCCAATATCCATATCGGAGAATCTTGGGAAGACCATTTTCAGGAATTAAAAATCTATCTTCCTAAGATCAAATCACAAATTTCACCGAATGAACCTTTTGGAATAGGCCTTCGTTTATCCAATGAAGCTTCGCTAAGCCTTTCCCAAGAAGAAAATCTATTCGAATGGAAAAATTGGCTCAAACAGGAATCGATGTATGTGATATCAATCAATGGATTCCCGTATGGAGGATTCCATTCTGATGTTGTGAAAGAGAAAGTTTATCATCCCGATTGGTCAACGCTAGAAAGGTATGATTATACAAAACGATTGTTTTTATTATTAAATGAAATGTTACCTCAAGGTGTAGAGGGAGGTGTTTCCACCCCTCCACTTTCGTATCTCTATTTTGAGTCCAATGAAACAGATTTTGAAAAAAGAAAAAATAAATGTAATCATTTCATCATCCAAACACTAGTCGACTTGATCCGAATTAAAAAAAAGGAATCACGAATCCTACACTTAGACATTGAACCAGAACCTGATGGTTTCCTCGGAACTTTTGCAAACTTGGTCCATTGGTACGAAAAAGAACTTTTGCCTATGGCAGTACCAATTTTAAGTAAAGAATTTGGATTTGATGAAAGAATTGCCATCCAAAATACCAAAGAACACATTCGACTATGTTTGGATGTGTGCCACCTAGCAGTCACACACGAGATGAACGATGGTTTGTTTTCAGAGTTAGAACGAACTGGAATCAAAGTAGGTAGGATCCAAGTGAGTTCCGCTTTAAAGGTGGAGTTTTCTGGATCGATCGAAGGAAAACTCAATTTTTTAAAACCCTTTGATGAAAAAAAATACTTACACCAAGTAGTGGCCGTAAAACAAAATGGAACGATGCTTTCATATCAAGATTTAGGGGAAGCGATCCTCAATGGTGCAGAGATGGGTGAAGAATGGAGAATCCATTTCCATGTTCCTATCTTTTTGGATTCGTATGGTGAGTTTTTGTCTACCCAAGAAGAATTGATTACAGTTTTGAAAATGCAGAAACAATCACCTTTTACAAATGTATTGGAAATTGAAACTTACACTTGGAATGTCCTTCCCAAACCCTTACAAATTTCTTTAGAAGCATCCATCATAAGAGAACTTGATTGGGTGCAAACAATGATGAGCGAGAAGATAAACGATCCCAAATGA
- a CDS encoding TatD family hydrolase: protein MCEKQSDLTTNPSHFENQNKTNDTPTHMDLQWDEYKDKIKGFKFFDPHIHMVSRTTDDYQNMAQAGIVAVIEPAFWVGQPRTGLSSFKDYYSSLVGWERFRSSQFGIKHYCTIGLNSREANNERLAEEVMEILPLYIYKEGVVGVGEIGFDDQTELEEKYYRLQLELAKEAKLPVQIHTPHRDKKRGTERSMSIAIEHGLDPSWVIVDHNNEETVKSVLDQGFYAAFTIYPFTKMGNKRMVSIVEQYGAERIMINSSADWGISDPLAIPKTAALMVSRGIPHDVIRKVTYENAIEAFAKSGQIQVSDFELNTPSDPNEKFHGNSVLRGGQLPKWNQNSLYID, encoded by the coding sequence ATGTGTGAAAAACAATCAGATTTAACAACAAATCCTTCCCATTTTGAGAATCAAAACAAAACAAATGATACACCAACGCACATGGATTTACAATGGGATGAATACAAAGATAAAATCAAAGGATTCAAATTTTTTGACCCTCATATCCATATGGTCTCTCGGACAACTGATGATTACCAAAATATGGCTCAAGCAGGGATCGTTGCTGTCATTGAGCCAGCTTTTTGGGTAGGACAACCTCGCACAGGTCTCTCAAGTTTTAAAGACTATTACAGTAGTTTAGTTGGTTGGGAACGGTTTCGTTCTTCTCAATTTGGAATCAAACATTATTGTACCATTGGTCTTAATTCGAGAGAAGCAAATAACGAACGATTGGCGGAAGAAGTCATGGAGATTTTACCTCTTTATATATATAAAGAAGGAGTGGTTGGGGTTGGTGAAATCGGATTTGATGACCAAACGGAATTAGAAGAAAAATACTATCGTTTACAGTTGGAATTAGCAAAAGAAGCCAAATTACCAGTACAAATCCATACCCCTCATCGAGATAAAAAAAGAGGTACTGAAAGGAGTATGTCGATCGCCATAGAACATGGATTAGATCCTTCTTGGGTCATTGTGGATCATAATAATGAAGAAACCGTTAAGTCGGTGTTAGACCAAGGATTTTATGCTGCCTTCACAATCTATCCATTTACAAAAATGGGAAACAAAAGAATGGTATCCATTGTAGAACAATATGGTGCTGAAAGAATTATGATCAATTCAAGTGCTGATTGGGGCATATCGGATCCACTTGCCATTCCGAAAACTGCTGCACTTATGGTAAGCCGTGGGATACCACATGATGTCATTCGTAAGGTGACGTATGAAAATGCAATTGAGGCATTTGCCAAAAGTGGCCAAATCCAAGTATCCGATTTTGAATTGAATACCCCTTCGGATCCAAATGAAAAATTCCATGGTAATTCTGTTTTGCGAGGTGGGCAACTTCCTAAATGGAATCAAAACTCTCTCTACATCGATTAA
- a CDS encoding alginate export family protein has product MYMQFYKLIIGLFISTTLFFGTGEIEAQFITPVKKETPEPQNPPPAPPQVSPPQEPTKETPVVPEEPAEYVSPMKGNLSGEYFRSFQITNKQKKAIQENKSLWFADRFRVGFGLRPKADSLYNTDFDRSTADNRNTVTNQTQFYLVGDVSPNITFKLTFQDVRLWGGEITTGSADQKLGVISNVGTTIDTTKQREFALNNFTGFREAFLDLKTTNQMFRVRTGRQILDFGDGRILGARNDSLNGNSFDAVRTTLTIQKQTLDVFGAIVSSENNANSMVSNNSTRLNGPGNASYYGVHYGVKPWEWLGIEVYNFTLYKQRLKATNTTPYGSEIYYRDPDQLNTTGFRLTNRTKSNSLPKETGIDWMVEAAWQTGFNGERVSPDWINQNGALKSNKTTGAPPPFSDPVRYKANIVAAQLGYTPVKEFRIGIQYVQASGDPNRNDGSVATYNPLFATRRMAGGAIPFAGNGNSGLVFWQNIKDYSIHIKYESPTWGTFIINPHWYYKTKLQDGYYENNNYVAGSKATGETASTEDFYNTEAYNPNRPKLGKHVATEINLIYIITPFENVSFWFGASSLYAGDAIRNQKNNPYQADPYHRYDFKPNASFFTFQTVFAI; this is encoded by the coding sequence ATGTACATGCAATTTTATAAACTCATCATCGGACTATTTATCAGCACAACTCTCTTTTTTGGTACAGGAGAGATAGAAGCTCAGTTCATTACACCTGTTAAAAAAGAAACACCAGAACCACAGAATCCGCCACCCGCTCCACCACAGGTATCACCTCCTCAGGAACCAACGAAAGAAACTCCAGTTGTTCCAGAAGAACCAGCCGAGTATGTAAGTCCCATGAAAGGGAATCTATCGGGGGAATATTTCCGAAGTTTTCAGATCACAAATAAACAAAAAAAGGCCATCCAAGAAAACAAAAGTTTATGGTTTGCCGATCGTTTCCGTGTGGGATTTGGATTACGTCCCAAAGCAGATTCCTTGTACAATACCGATTTCGATCGTTCAACTGCGGATAACAGAAATACGGTGACGAACCAAACTCAATTTTATTTGGTAGGAGACGTATCACCTAACATTACCTTTAAACTTACCTTCCAAGATGTAAGGTTATGGGGAGGTGAAATCACGACTGGTTCGGCGGATCAAAAACTTGGTGTGATTTCAAATGTGGGAACAACAATTGATACAACTAAACAGAGAGAATTTGCTTTAAACAATTTTACTGGATTTAGAGAAGCATTTTTGGACCTTAAAACCACAAACCAAATGTTTCGTGTGAGAACCGGACGTCAAATTTTAGACTTTGGTGATGGTAGGATCCTTGGTGCACGGAATGATAGTTTGAATGGTAACTCGTTTGATGCTGTACGAACAACCCTAACTATCCAAAAACAAACGTTAGATGTGTTTGGTGCCATCGTAAGTTCCGAAAACAATGCAAATAGTATGGTTTCCAATAATTCAACTAGGTTAAATGGCCCAGGGAATGCATCTTATTATGGCGTACATTATGGTGTCAAACCTTGGGAATGGTTGGGTATAGAAGTTTATAACTTTACATTATACAAACAAAGGTTAAAGGCAACCAATACAACTCCCTATGGATCTGAAATTTATTACCGTGATCCTGACCAACTGAATACAACGGGATTTCGATTAACCAATCGTACAAAAAGTAATTCATTACCGAAAGAAACAGGGATTGACTGGATGGTGGAAGCGGCTTGGCAAACTGGATTTAATGGCGAAAGAGTATCCCCCGATTGGATCAACCAAAACGGTGCATTAAAATCCAATAAAACAACTGGTGCCCCTCCTCCTTTTTCTGATCCGGTTCGTTATAAGGCAAATATCGTAGCGGCGCAGTTAGGTTACACTCCTGTAAAAGAATTTAGAATTGGGATTCAATATGTACAAGCTTCTGGAGATCCAAATCGAAACGATGGAAGTGTTGCCACATACAACCCTTTATTTGCAACAAGAAGGATGGCGGGAGGTGCTATTCCTTTCGCAGGAAATGGAAATTCGGGTTTAGTATTTTGGCAAAATATCAAAGATTATTCCATTCATATCAAATACGAATCACCGACTTGGGGAACCTTTATCATCAACCCTCACTGGTACTACAAAACGAAATTACAAGATGGTTATTATGAAAACAATAACTATGTGGCAGGAAGTAAGGCAACAGGTGAAACCGCATCTACGGAAGATTTTTATAACACAGAAGCTTACAATCCGAATCGACCAAAACTGGGAAAACATGTTGCTACTGAAATCAATTTGATTTATATCATTACCCCATTTGAAAACGTATCCTTTTGGTTTGGAGCAAGTTCACTTTATGCTGGAGACGCGATTCGAAACCAAAAAAACAATCCTTACCAGGCTGATCCCTACCATAGGTATGATTTCAAACCAAATGCAAGTTTTTTTACATTTCAAACTGTATTTGCTATTTAA
- a CDS encoding TetR/AcrR family transcriptional regulator C-terminal domain-containing protein, which translates to MTFQKKIQKPKKSLSKELLIETSISFADKKGINSLSMRNLANLLGVEAMSLYNHIQNKDELLDGMVEDCVKHFAFPKIGGNWRKEMKKRAKSVRKILLLHPWLTMLLVSRVNVGENLLQYFNDTLGCLVKAGFSYKQADQMINAIDAHIYGFLLQELNFPFKTEEYSEKASEYLPMIPKDQLPYFYQLTKDVATKKYNGKHNFEFGLDLILDGFHPNPKL; encoded by the coding sequence TTGACTTTTCAAAAAAAGATTCAAAAACCGAAGAAGTCACTTTCGAAAGAACTTTTGATTGAGACATCAATCTCTTTTGCAGACAAAAAAGGGATCAATTCCCTGTCCATGAGAAATTTGGCAAATCTGTTAGGTGTTGAAGCCATGTCTTTATACAATCATATTCAAAATAAAGATGAGTTGTTAGACGGGATGGTTGAGGATTGTGTAAAACATTTCGCCTTTCCAAAGATAGGTGGCAATTGGAGAAAGGAAATGAAAAAACGTGCAAAATCTGTGCGAAAAATCCTCCTTTTACATCCATGGTTGACTATGTTACTTGTTTCAAGAGTGAATGTAGGAGAAAATTTACTCCAATATTTTAATGATACCTTAGGTTGTTTGGTGAAAGCAGGATTTTCTTATAAACAAGCAGACCAAATGATCAATGCCATTGATGCACATATCTATGGTTTTTTATTACAGGAATTGAATTTTCCATTTAAAACAGAAGAGTATTCGGAAAAAGCGAGTGAATACTTACCAATGATCCCAAAAGATCAGTTGCCATACTTTTACCAACTAACAAAAGATGTGGCAACTAAGAAATACAATGGAAAACATAATTTTGAATTTGGGTTGGACTTAATCCTGGATGGATTCCATCCAAATCCCAAATTGTAA